A region of the Esox lucius isolate fEsoLuc1 chromosome 10, fEsoLuc1.pri, whole genome shotgun sequence genome:
GCCTTCCATTACATGTTGAAATGTGGCTAGCCAGAACAGTCATATGAAGATGAATTTATATTTACTTCTCCCATTCTTAACAAACAAACTGAAGTGTACCTTTAAGGAGGGGGCATGACATGGGTGATTGGcttcttttttcccctcttctttattttcttgaaaaatatttaatatttctgcTTGAGAAAGTTTGTTTAAGTCCGCCACTGACTGCTGTCCTGGCCCCTCTGTCATTGCTTCATTCACACAGCCCCATCCAAAACCCCATAGCTATCCCCCATtttgtcattccaaaatgtggTGAAGAAATGTAATCTTCTGacgaagaaaaaaaaagcagcCTATAAAGGATTTTTTCTGCAAGTAGCCTCTTTATTGGGTGGGGATGGGTGAGGACCCTAAACCATTTGGTTCTACATGGTCTCCACACACAACAGGGtttcaaacacatacaaacagtgCCACAAACCCTCATGCCCCAACCCTTGCTCATGCCTtacaagttaactttgtttCTAATATTTTTATGACCTTTGTCATACCACATTAAAtcgtttattttatttctctcctTTGTAAGATTTTTctctatatttaaataatacaattcCTGAATTAATTTAAGAACAGAAGTAATAAATAAAAGGATTGCCTAAATCTTCCAACCATCACACAGTGTCTTACTGATTGAGCAAGTGTATATGTCATTGTTACGTCCCCTGTTCAAAATCCCTGTAGTGTTCTATGTATGTGTCTTCTCAGTACAGGTGACAATATTCTTCAATCAAGCTCATCAATGACTCCGCCTACCCCGTTACCCGGTTCAGCTGTTTCCACTCACCATCTGTCCCATCATGCATTTTTGAGCAGTATATGTACTTCTGGTTTTtggtcattctctctctcactctccatgcGTAAGGTTGTGTATGTGGTTTCTGGTTTGTTGTTAGGATAGTTGTGGGTGTAGTTAAGTGAATTTTGCGTGGTTTGgagtgagagctgtgtgtgtggttgaattgTTTGTGGTTGTTTGTGGTTGAACTTTTGTTTGTACAACTGGTACGTTGTCTAACACTGTTATTTCCTCTTGTTTCTACAGGGAGTGAGGAGTAGTTTAGCCCTGCTCCGGAGTCTACATCCCTGCACGTAGGGTAACTCCCCTGTCTAGGCACACTAGTTACACCTGGCTGGGCCACCTACTGTAAGTTTGGGTAGGGCGCcctgacagtgtgccagattaGCTTCTGTGTTTTGGGTGGGAGTTAGGACAGGTAAGGGGGTGGGaggctgtttgtttctttctttgattTGGTACCGCCagttctcctcatctccctgaTATTATTACCGTGGCTAAATAAAAGCCTGCTTTGTACGGtacttctgtgtgttgtgtccttACTCGCACTACGACCCCATACCCTTTTGCTGGCTGCAGGGCATCCTTGTGCAGTGGCGTGGCTCCCACTCCCCTCCTGGGGAGGACAGAACGTAACAagtgggggctcgtccgggatctgCGCCCGCTGCTCGGGCGTACCTGTGGTCAGCGACTGTGGTGTGGTGTACGAGTGTGAGTAGGGACTAGTTCTGGCTTTGGTGTTTTGTATACGCGTTCCTGGTTGTCTAGTGTCTTTGATTTGTTACCAGTGTTTCCCTGTTAGTGCTGTAGTGGTGTGTTCTCGGTGCCGTGTAAGATGGCGTCTGTGGCGGTGGACCTTTTTATTGCGGACCCTACTCTTGAGGGTTTGTCACGGCTCACTATAACATCCCAGTCTCCAAGCACTCACTCAAGGCAGAAATAGTTGCAGTCATTTCACTGCATTTATTGTCTCAAGGTGTAGTTCCCTCAcaggatgaggatgaggaagtCGAGGAGGAAGAGGTTGAGGAGCAAGAGGCAGCTGAGGAAGCTGGGGAAGGGCATGAGGTGCTGACAGGTCTCTCGCCTGCACGGCCGGAGGGCGGTGTGGGGGTGGCGACTCGGGCGCCTTTGACCCTACCCAAGTTCGAGCCATCTCCTTTTGAGCCTGAGGGCTCGGGGGAGACCGCTAGGCTTAGGCTTCGGCTGGCCCGCCTTGAAGCTGACCTAagagacaaaacagagaaacaaaatcaGGATTATGACTTAGCACTGAGAAAGTTAGATATCCAGAAGCTGGAGGTGGAGACCAGCAGAGAAATCAGAAGGATGGAACTAAAATACAGATACGGCAGCTTGAGCTGGCTGCTGGAGTAGCTCCCTCCTCACCAGTGGGTAGAGAGGGGCCTTTTGATGTTGGGAGAAACATAGCTGTCGTTCCTCCATTCAGAGAAGCAGAAGTGGATTCCTACTTCTCCGCTTTTGAGAGAGTAGCAGGGGCTCTTCGCTGGCCTAAGGAGGTCTGGCCTTTGCTGCTCCAGTGTAGGCTGACAGGGAAGGCACAGGAGGTGGTGGCGTCTCTGTCCCTGGAAGAGAGCGAGGATTACGAGGTGGTGAAAGCTGCTGTGTTGAGGGCGTATGAGCTGGTGCCGGAGGCGTATAGGCAGCGCTTCCGTCACTATAAAAAAGGCACTGGCAAAACATTTATGGAGTTTGCTAGGGAGAAAGAGACCCTGTTTGATCGCTGGTGTGCAGCTAGTAAAGTCTCCACCTACGCTGCCATTAGAGAAATGATACTGCTAGAAGACTTCAAAAACCACCTGCCAGATAGGATCGTAGTACACCTAAATGAACAGAAAGTAGCCACATTAAAACAAGCAGCTGTAATGGCTGATGAATATGCTCTGACCCACAAAACAGTGTTTGGCCCACCTAATCCAGAGACCAGGTCTGGTATGTCACAGGTGTCCAGGACCCCTCGTGGAACCAGAGGTTCCTCTGCCCCGTCTCTTAGTAGGACTGAGAGGGTTTGTTTCTATTGTCATCACCCAGGTCACCTGATAGCCGAGTGTCCAGTGCTAAAGGCTAAGTCAAAAACCCCTCCGTCTCCACCTAAGAGCGTTGGTTTTGTGTGCTCAAAAGAGCCTGATGCTGTGTACAGCCCTTTTATTACTGAGGGTTGGGTTTCCCTGAATGTGGAAAGAACAGGCCAACAACCAATAACTGTGTTACGTGATACAGGGGCAGCTCAGTCTGTCATTGTGTCTACAGTGTTGCCTTGGTCTGAGAAGTCTTATTGTGGGTCACATGTGTTATTGTCAGGGGTTGAAATGGGTACAATATCAGTGCCATTGCACTGGGTGTACCTTTCGTCGTCTGTTGTGTCTGGCCGGTTCCGTGTAGGGGTGGTCCAAAAGTTGCCAGTTGACGGGGTGTCATTTTTGTTGGGCAACGACATAGCTGGGGGCAAGGTCGTCCCAGTTCTGGAGGTTTTAGAGAAACCCGATCCCACCTATACTGAGCCAGAGACAAACAAATCAGTGTTCCCTGCATGTGTTGTGACCCGCGCACAGGCAAAGAAAATGGATGATGTGTTGGATGTATCGTCATTGTACGAACCTGTTAGAGTCCCGGTTCAGTTGCCGAAAGGAGAGCAGTCTCCTCCACCCACACTTGAGAGTAAACCTGAGGGAAGTGAGTCGGAGTTAAGTGGCTTAGTGGACACTATCACAGCGTCCAAAGTAATTACGtgtcaacaaaatgacaagaGCCTTCAAAAGTGTTTTGATGCGGTAGGCAAAAGTACTAGTAGTGGGTCCAATGCCGCGTACGGTTTAGAGAACGGACTGTTGCTAAGGAAATGGACTGCTAGCAATACTGATAGTGACAGTGAATGTGTTTACCAGGTTGTTTTGCCCACACCGTTCCGTCAGCAGGTGTTGTCACTGGCTCACGATTATACGTGGGCAGGGCACCTGGGCATCAGAAAAACATACGACCGTGTCCTCAGGCACTTCTTCTGGCCTGGTCTGAAGTCGGATGTGATTAAGCATTGCAATGCATGCAAGACATGTCAGCTAGCAGGAAAGCCTAACCAGAGGGTTCCCCGTGCGCCGCTACATCCCATACCGGTGGTGGGGGAACCGTTTGACAGGATAATCATAGACTGTGTTGGCCCGCTCCCAAAAACTAGAGCAGGAAACCAGTTTCTGCTGACTATCATGTGTTGTGCGACCAGGTACCCAGAGGCTATCCCTCTCCGAAAGATAACAGCAAAAGCAGTGATTAAAGTACTCATTAAGTTCTTTACCACGTTCGGATTGCCTAGGGTGTTACAGTCGGACCAGGGGTCCAATTTCACATCCTCTTTGTTTGCGTCAGTGTTGAGGTCCTTGGCAATAACACACCAGAAGTCCAGTGCCTACCACCCTGAAAGTCAGGGAGCCTTAGAGAGATGGCACCAAACGCTGAAAGGCATGTTAAGGAAATATTGTTTGTCTACACAGTCAGACTGGGACGAGGGGGTTCCGTTTGTACTGTTTGCCATTAGGGAAGCAACTCAGGAATCCCTGGGGTTCAGCCCTAACGACCTCATATTCGGCCATACAGTGCGAGGACCATTACTTGTGTTAAAGGAACAAATGCTGAGTTCAACGCAGAGTACAGTGAGTAATGTTTTGGACTATGTGACCAAGACCCGTGAAAGGTTGCATAAAGCATGTGAACTAGCTAAGGAGTCTCTATCCAGCACCCAGAAACGGATGAAAATAAGGCATGACAAAAAGGCTGTGAAACATGTGTTTGTCCCTGGAGATCAGGTACTAGGGTTGTTACCGGTGCCAGGTTCGTCTTTGTCAGCTCATTATTGTGGTCCATACACTGTGGAAAAATGCATAAGTGAAACAAATTACATCATAAGAACCCCTGAGAGGAGGCGCCCTCACAGCTTATGCCATGTTAATATGCTCAAAGAATACCGCACCGTAAATGTTAACAAACCTGTTAGCCCAACAAAGTCCAGCCCATGTGGTGTTCCAGGTCCGGTAGCTGGGATGCTGGTGGCAGAGGTCTGCCCTGAGGATGACATGGAGGACGGTTTAAAAGAACAGTCTGGTATAAGGATCAGTGAAAGGTTAAACAATTCAGAAATGTGTTGCCGTCTATAATGGTGCATTTAGACAACAAGAAACAGGAAGAACTCATTCACCTTATTCATTCGTTTCCCAGTCTCTTTCAGGATGTTCCCAGTCGCACAACAGTGTTGGAGCATGACATTGACGTAGGAAATGCGTCGCCCATCAGAATGCACCCCTACCGTGTTAACGCCCGAAAAAGAGAGGTAATGCGGAAGGAAACTGAGTATCTAACTAAAAACAACATGGCTATACCTAGCCATAGTCCGTGGAGCTCTCCCTGTATTTTGGTACCCAAACCAGACGGTACATCTAGGTTGTGTACGGATTATAGGCGAGTAAATGCTATTACTGTACCTGATTCATATCCTATGCCCAGAATTGACGATTGCGTTGACACCATTGGTTCAGCGGTTTATGTCAGCAAATTAGATATGCTGAAGGGATATTGGCAGGTGCCGTTGTCTGCCCGCGCTTCTGATATTTCCGCCTTTGTAACGCCAGACGATTTCCTGCAGTATACCGTAATGGCGTTTGGAATGCGCAATGCCCCAGCCACCTTCCAGCGCTTAGTCAACATGGTGTTAACAGATGTGCCCAAATGTACGGCCTACTTAGATGACATCGTGGTACACTCTTCGTCGTGGGAAGAGCATGTAGCCACGTTAGCGGATGTGTTCCGTCGCTTAGCAGCAGCCTCCCTAACGCTGAATTTAGCGAAATGTGATTTCGGCAAGGCAACAGTGACCTACTTAGGGAAGGAAGTAGGTAGGGGCGAGGTACGTCCCATAGCTAGGAAAGTGGAAGCTATTGTTTCATACCCTGTGCCAACCACCAGACGCCAGCTGCGGCGATTTGTTGGTATGGTTGGTTATTACCGTACATTCTGTAAGAATTTCTCTACCGTAATAGCTCCTCTCACCTCATTACTGAGCCCGAAGGTACAGTTTACGTGGTCTGCAGAGTGTCAACAGGCGTTTGAGTCAGCTAAGGCTCTTCTCTGTTCCTCCCCGGTTTTAGCAGCACCCGATCCCAGCAAGCCGTTCAAGCTGGAAGTCGATGCCAGTAGTATGGGTGCAGGGGCAGTTCTGATACAGGAGGATGATGAAGGGATCGATAGGCCCGTTTGTTTCTATTCTAAGAAATTCACACCCTGTCAGACACGTTATTCTACAGTCGAGCAAGAGACGTTGGCACTACTGTTAGCGTTACAATTATTTGAAGTGTATGTTGGGTCTAGTGCCTTACCTGTGGTTGTTTACACCGATCATAATCCTCTAATTTTCCTCAGCAGGATGTACAACAGCAACAGGCGGTTGATGCGGTGGGCGTTGATTGTGCAGGGATACAACCTAACTATCCACCATATTAAGGGTTCCAACAACGTCGTTGCTGACGCGCTCTCGCGAGTCTGGTGAGACTTCCGCTGCCGGAGTGATTGTTTACAGGGAACATTGTGTACAGATGGGTGACACGAACTATTCGTTGTGTCTTTTTGTGGTGGGCGTGTTACGTCCCCTGTTCAAAATCCCTGTAGTGTTCTATGTATGTGTCTTCTCAGTACAGGTGACAATATTCTTCAATCAAGCTCATCAATGACTCCGCCTACCCCGTTACCCGGTTCAGCTGTTTCCACTCACCATCTGTCCCATCATGCATTTTTGAGCAGTATATGTACTTCTGGTTTTtggtcattctctctctcactctccatgcGTAAGGTTGTGTATGTGGTTTCTGGTTTGTTGTTAGGATAGTTGTGGGTGTAGTTAAGTGAATTTTGCGTGGTTTGgagtgagagctgtgtgtgtggttgaattgTTTGTGGTTGTTTCCCAGCCAACACACCCATGTGGGGCCCAAACGGGCTGCAAATGGGCTGATATCCGGGGCCCACCTGGGCTACCCAACTGGGACCCAGCTAATTTTGGCCGCAGtttccatggaggccccacatgTGTTAGCCCAGATGGGTTGATGATGGGCTCTTGATGGGCTCCATATCGGGCCCATATGGGTAGCCTAGGTAGTCCCCATATAGGGACTACAGGAGTCTGCCCACATGGGTTGATGATGGGACCCAGATAGGTCTTATCTAGGGCTCTTATGGGCCACAACGGGTGTATATATGGGCTaccatatttttctttttgggttaccttattttacagtaaacccctaaatacaaacattatatgtaagcaatgaacagaaaacattacTTCAAGCTTTACTTTATTAACAGAATATTTATTAACATATGTGTATTAACAGACAAGTATCAAAAGTGAAGGCTTTTGACAAACTTTatatttcacaaacaaaacaaaagtgcaGTTTTACAGTCCTCTGTCAGAAAACTCTATAtttcacatacaaaaacaaaagtgcagaATCTCAGTCCTCTGTTTTTGCTCTCCCAACGGCCctttgaaaagagaaaataaataaatcaaccatTTTTCTACTTTTGCAATTCCTTTTCACAGTTCAAACAGATGTGTCAGGTTAGACTTTTGGTGCTCCAAATCAAGTTTATGTAGATAAGGGGTTTTCAAACCTGTCCCAGAACACCCCCAGCACTGCACATATTGGAGGcacaaaatttacattttgaccaACTTTTACCACTTTTCACGAGTTCACACTTACATACAATTAGAGGGGTTAAGGTTTAATGCATATTTGCCGTGCTTTTCGGAGGAGGACTCCAAGCTCTGAATTCAGCCCGAACCCAGAGTACTCCCCCCCGCATATAAGTGGTTAGGACTAGAAGTGTGGAGAATAGGTGGTGGGGGGAAGCTGCAAACTGTCAATGGATCGAGGTAAGACTGCTGAGTCTATATGGGCCATTCTACAGAATTGGTGCAAAGTCAGAGTTGGAAACatcttgaatttttttttcccACAATTTTTTCATATATGCAAATTGTATAATATCCAAGGTATGCTTTTCTAGTAATTGTGCAGTTAATtctcattttgtattttcagatAATGCTGGAATATTTTCCTTCTCCCCAAATTTGTCACTACCgaaacacaatattaaataatttattaagaaaGCTTATTATGACCTATTACGATTTTGTTTACATCTaccttataaatatatattttttctattttttaaaaatatttttacaggataaataaatgaagattataatttgtataatatttttagTGTAATTTATGAgaattgttgtattttgaacCCAATCTTTCTTTGTAGAAGGCATAAAGTTTATCGTACTAATTTCAAAGTTAAGGATTCATTAGTTTGAATATGCATTGAACCAAACACTATCATAACATCTTAGTTGATAATTCAATATACTTAATTTTTGACGAAACATCCCATGTTACGGTAGTGACTGCATGTTTTGGTAGTGACCACAATACTTAGTTTGCCATGGCTGAATCAGACTgtccacattttatgttaatataaataaataactatgaTGCACATATGCAGTCAGTACATATAGCAGACACACATCTGACAGTAAATGTCTTATAAGAACACCTAGAGCTATTCTATACTTTGGGTCTTGAGGTGCAAGTGCGAAGAGATATGGCTCATAGATTTTTCTTCCTAAAAAAAACCTTTCAGAaccactttgttttattttcacattttcaacattttttgtttatgagTCATTCAGATAAATCTCCAGAAccactgaactgtgtgtgtgtttgtgattttggTTGGGTGACAGTTGTAGGTTAGCCTACAAAAGTTTAAAGTTTGACAAAagcacaatgttgtgttttacacAAATATAAGTAGGCTAAACACTTTTTAACTGCAGTTTTAATGATAATGACTTTTACCCATCTTGCTCTCCACCACGTGCCCTCGCTGTACGGTTTCCTCCTTCCTCCTGTCCCTGGCACCAATTAGCCACTTTGACACTGCCTTTTCAGCATCTCTTCTAGTAATCTGGTTTGTAAGGGCATTTTTTTCAAGCTTCCTGTAAAATAGATAAAGAGTGAGATAAATTCCTCATTTGAGCCCTTGCAACAAAGCAGAAATCTCCACCATGTAATTTTTCAGGTAATACAATAATGGTATCGGATATAATATTCtgtcaaacacaacacaaacaaacaagggaCTGGTTCTGTACCTGAAAACTAcagttaatttaatttaaatgtgtaaCTTTTGTTCTATTGTATTTACCTTTGCTTGTAACTAGTGTATTTTTACTTATATTATTTGTAGTACCTCACttgtatttaataatgatttaactttattatttattataaaccaTGAGTTGTGTGATTGCTACACCACTAATTAACAGTTACTTATCACTGAATTGGCAGTATACCTGGTCCATATTGTCATAATTAAGGGTATTCTCTATCCAGGTATGGACAATTAATTGCATACAATTAAATTGATTTATGAAGAACTCAACTCTACAAAATAACCTTTGTTTGCACATTAATATGTTAAACAGCGAGTAAACATACCATatacaacctcaaacagtttgAGCCCCGAAACTCTCGCTTTCTGTGGCAGCCTACAAAATTGTACTCTCTTGATAGGGAGTGGTCTAAAAGGAAGGCCATCATTCTTCTGGTGGCTTCATCCAATGTTCTTCCTCCAATTTCTGCCACCACGCCAACCTAAAGAAAAATAAGATTATCATAATGGGAATTAATTCTGATTATCATCGGAAGTAGTAATCTACTATTTGTATAGTGTATCGAGTCCCTAAATACAACTCTATTTTTCATAATTCCCAGGGAACACTCCCATAATACATGCAGTTGCCTCTCTAACAGATGTTTTATACTTGTACTTAAGTTATTAGCAAAAaagctacagtactgtgcaaacgTCTTACGCcaccattatttttgttttagaaatgaTATAATGACCATATGCTAATTGTGGGAAGTATTTAGTGTGATCTCCCCTTACACTTGAGCAATTGTTGGGatcatgaatgtggaaaagTACAGACAGGTTTTAATTTATAATGCCATT
Encoded here:
- the LOC114839996 gene encoding uncharacterized protein LOC114839996, translated to MANSTNGTPSSQSDCALDFWCVIAKDLNTDANKEDVKLDPWSDCNTLGNPNVTRPEEVPEDTVVCFSDAQVPCPRIIGQRRHHLLCLPCQPTLEQQRPDLLRPAKSPCYSLKSGEVGIHFCFSEWRNDSYVSPNIKRPLSTHWSASRRASRSLSLAVSPEPSGSKGDGSNLGRVKGARVATPTPPSGRAGERPVSTSCPSPASSAASCSSTSSSSTSSSSSCEGTTP